One stretch of Pyrenophora tritici-repentis strain M4 chromosome 4, whole genome shotgun sequence DNA includes these proteins:
- a CDS encoding Herpes-UL32 multi-domain protein translates to MSRPDQAELAVETTRTLKRKHLSSADQDDLDALDTIFKRIKTVIPRAPYILSTPSVNPYRYHSQQQANAWMIGRLFRHDEEHLQYRTYWYREPCQDCFELQAGEEEEPEPELPCSQASNRQPAKKKPNLSAFKVKPANGTNTPGVKISSPSLAPAKNPPHQANEVAKSDTPPTPAAKAPAKSPRPTSNAIRDERRIDQPVESRPRASTQKSESVGSKVIEKSDPSNSTPHGLPPLLSPVHEPLGNPYGLPNLLSPTLPANVQAELDRLEVQRKRAESDASTSSSDPKSQTLAVPPRASQKSNGTPNSEGRVRSGSVNGKSPNPEPVSHAKQTDPSMVVKLKFSKTKAPVVGQILRLPSKRANMEKKERSEAPKAAPDPVPRVTDLPVIKKKPAPKISARRGEATTPVPASIPSTSVKPSSASAKPAEKRTRPEEDGSLAVPPAKRPRASSTQDRPITPVQNALSPAMSTKGSTQKNQAQYATPKKDIKSVNMLRSQSSESNDTTPGRSGATSAGGKLESRAGPTSAPLNSKKRADIALLGHTSAKLNQMGRALKHEATKILTGGKITKQEEKRAAVTNLECILAYMAAYFAQDVSLNLRGRAGEVEQTWKTLLPLCLSYSRCTKDFQHLDGLRCYLSSVIASAICTHVSQRSINPKSHDSPQDVNHAEVARQHNSIVENFALLADHTIKKNRHFQDATIALPWEDLQSMYKKTYAGRETNVKLIKEPEKVSGARMSGPYFLPLGTETTPIQAVRFGLKFLSEYCEREKLDYQLRVNLDRPE, encoded by the exons ATGTCGCGCCCGGACCAGGCTGAACTTGCCGTTGAGACGACGCGGACCTTGAAGCGCAAACACCTCTCTTCAGCCGATCAAGATGACTTGGACGCGCTCGACACCATCTTCAAGCGCATCAAAACCGTGATTCCGCGCGCGCCCTACATTCTCTCCACACCCTCGGTCAACCCTTACCGCTACCACTCCCAGCAACAAGCCAATGCCTGGATGATTGGAAGGTTGTTCAGGCATGACGAGGAGCACTTGCAGTACAGGACCTATTGGTATCGCGAACCATGTCAGGATTGTTTCGAGCTGCAGGCGGGCGAAGAGGAGGAACCGGAACCGGAGCTCCCATGCTCGCAGGCTTCCAATCGGCAGCCCGCAAAGAAGAAGCCAAATTTGTCTGCATTCAAGGTCAAGCCCGCAAACGGCACTAACACGCCCGGTGTCAAGATCAGCTCACCCAGTCTTGCGCCGGCGAAGAACCCGCCGCATCAAGCAAATGAAGTCGCCAAATCCGATACTCCGCCTACGCCTGCTGCAAAAGCCCCAGCCAAGTCACCGAGACC TACCTCTAATGCTATCCGGGACGAGCGTCGCATTGACCAACCCGTGGAGTCGCGACCCAGGGCCTCTACTCAGAAGAGCGAGTCGGTGGGGTCGAAAGTCATAGAGAAGTCCGACCCTTCGAATTCCACACCACATGGCTTGCCCCCGCTTCTGTCGCCCGTACACGAGCCATTGGGTAACCCCTACGGACTACCGAACTTGCTATCTCCCACACTTCCCGCAAATGTGCAGGCCGAGTTGGATAGGTTGGAGGTGCAGCGCAAGCGCGCCGAGTCGGACGCATCTACATCATCATCAGACCCCAAGAGCCAAACATTGGCTGTGCCACCACGTGCATCTCAGAAATCCAACGGCACGCCCAACTCCGAAGGCCGTGTGCGCTCTGGTTCTGTAAACGGCAAATCACCAAATCCCGAACCAGTCAGTCATGCCAAACAAACAGACCCCAGTATGGTAGTTAAGCTGAAATTCTCGAAGACCAAGGCACCAGTTGTAGGCCAAATTCTCCGCTTGCCCTCTAAGCGAGCCAACATGGAGAAGAAGGAGCGCAGTGAGGCACCCAAAGCTGCTCCGGACCCTGTACCCAGGGTTACAGATTTGCCCGTTATCAAGAAGAAGCCTGCCCCCAAGATTTCGGCGCGGCGTGGAGAAGCTACGACACCGGTACCTGCGTCTATACCGAGCACAAGTGTGAAGCCATCTTCGGCAAGCGCAAAGCCGGCCGAGAAACGGACAAGGCCAGAAGAAGACGGCTCGTTGGCGGTCCCTCCTGCTAAGCGTCCAAGGGCAAGTTCCACGCAGGATCGCCCCATCACTCCTGTTCAGAACGCCTTATCGCCAGCAATGTCCACCAAGGGTTCGACACAGAAGAACCAGGCTCAGTACGCGACTCCGAAGAAGGATATCAAGTCCGTGAACATGTTACGCAGTCAATCGTCAGAAAGCAACGACACAACACCTGGAAGATCTGGTGCAACTTCCGCAGGCGGAAAGTTGGAATCCAGGGCGGGGCCTACTTCTGCCCCTCTAAACAGCAAGAAACGGGCCGATATCGCTCTATTAGGACATACGTCAGCAAAGTTGAACCAGATGGGCCGTGCGCTGAAGCATGAAGCGACCAAGATCCTCACTGGTGGTAAGATCACAAAGCAGGAGGAGAAGCGAGCTGCGGTGACCAACCTGGAGTGCATTCT TGCGTACATGGCGGCATACTTTGCCCAAGACGTCTCGCTGAATCTCCGCGGTCGTGCCGGGGAAGTCGAGCAAACCTGGAAGACGCTGCTGCCACTTTGTCTCTCATATTCTCGCTGTACCAAGGACTTTCAGCATCTTGACGGCCTACGCTGCTACCTCAGCTCAGTCATCGCTTCCGCAATTTGCACCCACGTCTCACAGCGCTCTATCAACCCCAAGTCCCACGACTCGCCCCAGGATGTCAATCACGCCGAAGTCGCTCGACAGCACAATTCGATAGTAGAAAACTTTGCTCTTCTAGCCGATCACACAATCAAGAAGAACCGACATTTCCAGGACGCCACCATTGCCCTGCCCTGGGAAGACCTTCAATCCATGTACAAAAAAACGTATGCCGGCCGCGAAACAAACGTCAAGCTGATCAAGGAACCGGAAAAGGTCAGTGGCGCCAGGATGTCTGGTCCTTACTTTCTGCCTCTCGGCACAGAAACTACGCCTATCCAGGCCGTCAGGTTCGGCCTCAAGTTTCTGAGCGAGTACTGCGAGAGAGAGAAGTTGGACTACCAATTGCGTGTCAACCTCGATAGGCCGGAATAG
- a CDS encoding WD40 repeat protein, translating into MSRSNDPGHYFQTTSSLEETARKAAKSKNTNGSPLKLPSKVLDIIADPHDENHVYVAEAAGNVKRINIETSKVVATFSGPVAPLTSVAVLPKSDTLFAACWDKSVWSWSLSSRKPAKRFQGHGDFVKAIIAFTLHGKDILVSASQDASIIVWDVTSATKLHTLKGHTRGILALALDPADYEPGKDTATVFSAGSDREIRQWAIGLSSASEVQPSPIIAHETSIDALRFDSDGDLWTASADKTAKCLSRGREWEEDSSFEHPDFVRGVVVDEDGGWVITACRDEEVRVWERASGKLHHTFSGHFEEVTGLLLLGQRIVSVSIDATVRQWSLKPQELAKAVQESEDERLGKDREKEPEKTDGVMTAEEEAELAELLEDSD; encoded by the exons ATGTCTCGTTCCAACGACCCAGGACATTACTTCCAGACGAC CTCGTCGCTGGAGGAGACGGCCCGCAAGGCTGCCAAGTCCAAGAACACCAACGGCAGCCCCCTGAAGCTCCCCTCCAAGGTGCTCGACATCATCGCCGACCCTCACGATGAGAATCACGTCTACGTAGCCGAAGCTGCAGGCAACGTGAAGCGAATCAACATTGAA ACGAGTAAGGTTGTTGCCACCTTTTCGGGACCCGTGGCGCCACTCACATCCGTCGCTGTTCTTCCCAAGTCCGACACGCTGTTTGCTGCGTGTTGGGACAAGTCAGTGTGGTCATGGTCCCTCTCCTCACGCAAGCCCGCCAAACGCTTCCAGGGCCACGGTGATTTCGTCAAGGCCATCATTGCCTTCACCCTTCATGGCAAAGACATCTTGGTGTCAGCTTCACAGGACGCGAGCATCATTGTTTGGGACGTTACTTCGGCGACAAAGCTACATACTCTCAAGGGACACACGCGGGGCATTCTTGCTCTCGCGCTAGACCCAGCCGACTATGAGCCTGGCAAAGACACTGCTACAGTCTTCAGTGCCGGCAGCGACCGAGAGATCAGACAATGGGCTATCGGGCTCTCATCAGCTTCAGAAGTACAGCCGTCTCCCATCATCGCTCATGAGACTAGCATCGACGCATTACGGTTCGACTCGGATGGCGACCTGTGGACAGCTTCAGCCGATAAGACGGCCAAGTGCTTGTCACGAGGCCGTGAGTGGGAAGAAGACTCGAGCTTTGAGCATCCCGACTTTGTTCGCGGTGTTGTCGTTGACGAGGACGGAGGATGGGTGATTACAGCGTGCAGAGATGAAGAGGTTCGTGTATGGGAGAGGGCAAGCGGCAAGTTGCATCATACCTTTAGTGGCCACTTTGAAGAAGTCACTGGACTTCTCCTGTTGGGACAACGTATAGTAAGCGTGAGCATTGACGCTACAGTCAGACAGTGGAGCTTGAAGCCGCAGGAGCTTGCCAAGGCAGTCCAGGAATCAGAAGACGAGCGTCTCGGTAAGGACAGGGAAAAGGAGCCCGAGAAAACAGACGGCGTGATGACTGCtgaagaagaggcggagcTTGCTGAGCTACTAGAAGATAGCGATTAG
- a CDS encoding Tymo-45kd-70kd multi-domain protein, with product MAAPNRSFAARIASLTSNSSRMESWDDGDFDDRSDGLLFKNSTVHSLSSRMSVRSESESQDDWQFLITPDDRATNTSAITTAAKQAGIPIPTSVPPSALLGGSIKRLGKKRSSKKMAVDDDWGNDLELPANASEGLKLKPPVPRSDADDQDDDFDWGEGSLGIRFAGTRQATRGARSSSIGAMSPSLGSCMTMESEEDDLEPSLLPPAQIREQPTSAPPPTSFPLGDPPTSPRLPRSPKSPTSPLSPRSSGSPRSPKSPPSARRLFSPTHSPKAVSPKSKPADEEDDFENGIELGRGGILDSHKLTLNKHIILKKPATKGTAPHAARPATTITFTDRPTTSRIPRPLPSIASRTRLTPVYESGAPSNNPTRTMPTTTSAQLLRAKRSAPLLRNSAVSQQPRMPFLPAGANASQSHHVMAKSSSQVHLRRDSDPRRPHSPSMRSYSRSSAHQNENAARPGVRRELAPSALARHPPPKKLTQPQRKRNFGDGHELDLFDDLPTSATKEKQFEKAPRNVASNKTLRQQSSNSRMAMADRMATPMPQTPRSPPKMDHTPRFARDTAASRNAREQRLAGTRSRGEGTITQRPISWAAQVAARSPHTSPTSQRKKGTGQKPHLIRQMTQPYTHNEKGMIYNPNLQRWEGNEEALVSFSHPNTSTTTLALTTASTPTFAPPGNQMSRGHDRSQSISHISVPRNVKYEGRMVFDPVKMTWLKAPRINNDMGPPSEVDEDEDPFAGLDDLKDNESVVGGNGMSGTGTPNPEDPTFVGEEFDVGPGFIRRQRDEEAIWRRRVEGWVGGLRDSGEHRGGWRWAIRDLAASASAGGFAF from the exons ATGGCGGCCCCCAACCGCTCCTTTGCGGCGCGTATCGCCTCGTTAACTTCAAACTCGTCCCGCATGGAGTCTTGGGACGACGGCGACTTTGACGACCGCTCCGACGGCCTATTGTTCAAGAACTCGACCGTCCATTCGCTTTCATCACGCATGAGCGTGCGCTCCGAATCCGAATCCCAAGATGACTGGCAATTCCTTATCACACCAGACGACCGGGCCACCAACACATCGGCCATCACCACTGCTGCGAAGCAAGCTGGCATTCCCATTCCGACGAGCGTGCCTCCGTCGGCACTGCTGGGCGGTTCCATCAAGCGTTTGGGCAAGAAGCGGTCGTCCAAGAAGATGGCCGTTGATGATGACTGGGGCAATGACCTCGAGCTACCTGCCAACGCGAGCGAAGGTCTAAAGCTCAAGCCACCCGTGCCACGTAGTGATGCCGACGACCAGGACGACGACTTTGACTGGGGCGAGGGTTCACTGGGCATTCGCTTTGCAGGCACGCGACAAGCAACCCGCGGTGCACGCAGCTCTTCCATCGGTGCCATGAGCCCCAGCCTCGGTAGCTGCATGACTATGGAGAGTGAGGAGGACGACCTTG AGCCCTCACTCCTTCCTCCTGCCCAGATCCGCGAACAGCCAACCTCAGCGCCACCCCCTACCTCTTTCCCCCTTGGAGACCCACCCACGTCACCACGACTACCGAGGTCGCCCAAGTCACCCACATCACCATTATCTCCAAGGTCTTCTGGATCTCCACGGTCGCCAAAGTCGCCCCCATCTGCCCGACGACTCTTCTCGCCAACTCATAGCCCCAAGGCTGTATCACCAAAGTCAAAGCCTGCGGACGAGGAGGACGACTTTGAAAATGGAATCGAGCTGGGACGAGGCGGGATCCTCGACAGCCACAAGCTGACCCTCAACAAGCACATCATCCTGAAGAAGCCTGCAACAAAGGGCACTGCGCCGCACGCCGCTCGTCCGGCCACCACCATCACGTTTACCGATAGGCCAACCACGTCGCGGATACCCCGGCCACTACCCTCCATCGCCAGCCGGACAAGACTCACGCCTGTGTATGAAAGCGGTGCACCGTCCAACAATCCTACCAGGACAATGCCTACTACCACCAGTGCACAGCTTCTTCGCGCAAAACGGTCCGCCCCTCTCCTTCGCAACAGTGCTGTGAGCCAGCAGCCGCGCATGCCATTCCTTCCCGCCGGTGCCAACGCTTCTCAATCCCACCATGTCATGGCCAAGAGCTCCTCTCAAGTCCATCTCCGTCGTGATTCTGACCCCCGCCGACCGCACTCACCGTCAATGCGCTCTTACTCTCGCTCGTCTGCCCATCAAAACGAGAATGCAGCCCGTCCAGGGGTGAGACGTGAACTGGCCCCTTCCGCTCTTGCACGTCACCCGCCCCCGAAGAAGCTAACGCAGCCCCAGCGCAAGCGGAACTTCGGTGATGGCCACGAACTTGATTTGTTTGATGATTTACCTACTTCTGCAACCAAGGAGAAGCAGTTCGAAAAGGCCCCACGAAATGTGGCCAGCAACAAGACCTTGCGACAGCAGTCGAGCAACTCGCGGATGGCAATGGCCGATAGGATGGCGACGCCGATGCCCCAGACACCGCGCAGTCCACCTAAGATGGATCACACCCCTCGCTTTGCTCGAGACACCGCGGCAAGTAGGAATGCACGTGAGCAGCGCTTGGCAGGTACGCGGTCGCGAGGCGAAGGCACCATTACACAAAGACCTATCAGCTGGGCTGCCCAGGTTGCTGCTCGTAGTCCCCATACTAGCCCAACCTCTCAACGCAAGAAGGGCACAGGGCAAAAGCCGCACTTGATTCGGCAGATGACCCAGCCCTACACACACA ATGAGAAAGGGATGATTTACAACCCAAATCTTCAGCGTTGGGAAGGGAATGAAGAAGCGCTTGTTTCCTTCTCACACCCTAATACCTCTACTACTACACTCGCTTTGACCACAGCAAGCACGCCGACCTTTGCACCGCCGGGAAACCAGATGAGCCGCGGCCATGATCGTTCGCAGTCAATCTCGCAC ATTTCTGTCCCCCGAAATGTAAAATACGAAGGCCGCATGGTTTTCGACCCCGTGAAGATGACGTGGCTCAAGGCTCCACGAATAAACAACGATATGGGACCACCCTCCGAAGTAGATGAAGACGAAGACCCGTTTGCTGGCCTTGACGACCTGAAAGACAACGAGAGCGTTGTTGGCGGCAATGGCATGAGCGGAACTGGTACGCCCAACCCCGAGGATCCGACATTTGTTGGTGAAGAGTTCGATGTTGGGCCGGGCTTCATTCGCCGACAACGCGACGAAGAAGCCATTTGGCGACGACGAGTCGAAGGCTGGGTTGGCGGCCTTCGCGACAGTGGTGAACACCGCGGCGGCTGGAGGTGGGCGATACGCGACCTCGCTGCCAGTGCGTCTGCTGGTGGATTTGCTTTTTGA
- a CDS encoding DUF1996 domain containing protein, whose product MFWTTLATGALLTQHVAAQNMLRFACSQLTVERADPLVNPGQRPSPHTHQIIGGNSFNLTMDPGVYDLPTRSTCTSCTYSEDFSNYWTASLYFKSPENGTFQRVPQFANVGLQQNGGMTVYYMPYSAKNNKMTAFKPGFRMLAGDPMAKSPNRASICHRCLGNGEGFAPCDAKDTAELPKKYCPGGIRATIIFPSCWDGKNLDSPDHKSHVKYSNSGGLGSQNCPSSHPVPIPQVMYEIMWDTERYKNNAYYSNNKQPFVYSFGDGTGYGQHGDYLFGWKDDSLQKAMDALPSGKCANANCQVLKIQSAQDSMKCKKAQQVVEDVGVSGDWLKELPGDMPVTY is encoded by the exons ATGTTCTGGACCACGCTCGCCACAGGCGCACTCTTGACCCAGCATGTCGCTGCGCAAAATATGCTGCGTTTCGCCTGCTCCCAGCTCACCGTCGAACGAGCTGACCCGCTGGTAAACCCCGGACAACGACCCTCTCCCCACACCCACCAAATCATCGGTGGAAACTCCTTCAATCTAACT ATGGACCCCGGTGTCTACGACTTACCCACCCGCTCCACCTGCACAAGCTGCACATACAGCGAAGACTTCAGCAACTACTGGACGGCTTCCCTCTACTTCAAGTCCCCAGAAAATGGCACTTTCCAACGCGTCCCTCAATTCGCAAACGTCGGCCTTCAACAAAACGGTGGCATGACAGTATACTACATGCCGTACTCCGCCAAGAACAACAAAATGACAGCCTTCAAACCTGGGTTCCGCATGCTCGCCGGTGACCCCATGGCCAAAAGTCCCAACCGCGCAAGCATCTGCCACCGCTGCTTGGGAAACGGCGAGGGCTTTGCGCCGTGCGACGCAAAGGATACTGCGGAGCTGCCTAAGAAGTACTGTCCGGGGGGAATCCGCGCGACAATAATCTTCCCATCGTGCTGGGATGGCAAGAATCTCGATAGCCCAGACCACAAGAGCCATGTCAAGTATTCCAACAGTGGGGGGCTTGGATCGCAGAACTGTCCGAGTAGTCATCCCGTGCCTATTCCGCAGGTCATGTATGAAATTATGTGGGATACGGAGCGGTATAAGAATAATGCTTATTACTCAAACAACAAACAGCCATTTGTGTACAGTTTTGGGGATGG GACTGGCTACGGTCAACATGGCGATTACCTCTTTGGCTGGAAAGACGATTCGCTGCAGAAAGCTATGGATGCGCTTCCTAGTGGTAAATGCGCTAATGCGAATTGCCAAGTTCTGAAGATACAGTCTGCGCAAGACTCGATGAAGTGCAAGAAGGCGCAGCAGGTTGTGGAGGATGTGGGCGTTAGCGGAGACTGGCTCAAGGAGCTACCTGGCGATATGCCTGTCACTTACTAG